Part of the Acidobacteriota bacterium genome is shown below.
GGGCGGGTGAGGGTTCCGCGGGCGGCGCCGGGGCGGAAAGCCCTTTGAGCTCCCGCTCCACGATTTCCCGGATGAGGTCTCGGAGGCCCGTGTCGCTCATGGTCACGCCCGGGGTGGACGGTCTGGCCCGGGGCAGGGCCCGTCGACGGAGAGAGCGCCCTCCCCGGTCACGATCCGGCTGTTTGTGCTCCGCGTGGTCATTCCAACTCCTTCCCGGGATTCGGACGGCCCCGGCCGGCAGGGTTCCGGTGGGTTCGGGAACGCCATTATACACCAACGGCCGACGGTTGGAAACACCCATGCCGGGTGAACCGTGAAACTGACCCCGAAATGCGCGGGGAGACCGCCGGGTCCGGACCCCGGACGCCGGCGTGTCGAGCGGGATGGAACCACGAAATGCACGGAACACTCGAACGGGATTTCGGGACCGGGGCATGAGGTTAAGGGCCTTCACGATTCATCGGGCCAGGCCCTGAATCCCTTCAGCCTAAACCGCTAACAGCCTTTTTGAACCACGAGCCACACGAACCACACGAACGAAGAAAAGGGAAGAAAGGAACAGATCCTTAAGGTCCGCAGGGTTGCGGAGGGCCGGATTGTGGCAGCGGTCACGTCAAACGGAAAACGGGCTTGCTTTTCATCCCTGCTTTATTAAAATCAAATGATTATCGGTTGCATTTAGGCAGCCGGGGAGGGGATATGCCATGAGCACCGTGAAAACCGAAAACGCCATCCGCCGGAGACAGCGCCAGGCCCTCGAGTGTTGCCGGCAGTTTCTCCGCCACGCCGAAAACCGGGACGTTCGGATCCTCTCCCTGCTCTCGCCCCGCGTCACCCTCCTGGGGTCTTCCCCGGACGAGGTCGCCGTCGGTTTCGAAGCGGTTCGCTCCTTTTTCCTGCGCGACTTCAGCCAGGTCACCGGGCCCGTGAAGCTCCAGGAATCCCTCTGCCACGCGGAAAGCCCCTCCCCCGCCTCGGCGACGGTCATCTTCCTGATCGCGCTGACGGCGACGATCAACGGGGTCCCCGTCGAGGTCCGGGAGATGCGGACGAGCTTCGTCCTGTCCAGGGAGGCCGGGGCGTGGTCCATCGAGCACATTCACAACTCGGTCCCGGACCCGCGCACGGGCGTGGGGGAAAGCCTCCCGCTCCGGGAGGCGGATGAGACGCGGAAGAGCCTCGACGCCCTCGTGGAGGAGCGGACCCGGCATCTCGAGAACCAGGTCCGGGAACTGGAGCAGACCAACCGCGCCCTGCTGGAGTCCCTGGACGAGAGCGTGCGGCAGCGGGGCCTGCTGCCGGTCTGCGCGGGGTGCAAGAAGTTCCGTGTCCGGGACGATTACTGGGAGACCATGGAAGAGTTCCTCGAGCGGCGGACCCCCTTCAAGTTCACCCACGGGCTCTGCCCGGAGTGCGTGGACACCTTCTTCTCCGGTGAAAAGGCGAACGGGGCGGCCCGGGTGAACGGGAAGCCCGACGTCTAGCCCGGGGGATGCCCCGCCACACCCCCGGACCGGCGGGGATCACTTCAGGAGCCCCTCCACGAGGGATTCCATCCGGGCCTCGAGCAGCGGGGACATTTTCCGGACGACGTGACGCCCCTTCGGCGGGAGGTTCACGATCTCGGAGAACTCCCTGCCCGGGTGGTCCGACAGGGTGAACACCACCCGGTAGAGCCCCGGGGGAAGCCGGAGCGCGTAGGGGGTCACGCCCGCCCCCGAGACCAGGCGCTCCCCGGTGTCCTGCCTCACCACTTCCACGACCTTGCCCCAGGGCCTCGGGTCGATCACCAGGAGCGCGGCTTCCTCGGGTTTGTCCAGGAGGATGGACGCCAGGGGCCCCCC
Proteins encoded:
- a CDS encoding nuclear transport factor 2 family protein, whose translation is MSTVKTENAIRRRQRQALECCRQFLRHAENRDVRILSLLSPRVTLLGSSPDEVAVGFEAVRSFFLRDFSQVTGPVKLQESLCHAESPSPASATVIFLIALTATINGVPVEVREMRTSFVLSREAGAWSIEHIHNSVPDPRTGVGESLPLREADETRKSLDALVEERTRHLENQVRELEQTNRALLESLDESVRQRGLLPVCAGCKKFRVRDDYWETMEEFLERRTPFKFTHGLCPECVDTFFSGEKANGAARVNGKPDV